The genomic DNA TCCGTGACCGCCCGCGCGCGGCCGATCATCGCCGAGATGTCCACCCTGGTCAGCGAGGCGCGCGAGGAGGCCCGCGCGCAGGAGAGCGGGCCCCGGCTGCGACTGGGCAGCACCGCGAACCGGGCGGTGGCCGGCTGGCTGTGCCGGCTGCGCGGGCGGTTCCCGGACACGGACGTCTCCATCCGCGTCGACCCGTCGCCGAACTCGCTGCTGCGCATGGTCGCCGAGGGCCACCTCGACGTCGCGTTCGTGCACGAGGTCACCGGCTGCCCGCTGCGCGTACCCGACGGCGTCGGCCAGCGCACGCTGCTCTGGCGCGAGCCGCAGTTCGTCGCGCTGCCCGCGGCGCACCCCGCGGCCGAAGGCGAGGAGGTGGCCCTCGCCGACCTCTGCGGGCACCCGTGGGTCATCGATCCGCACGTGGACGGCGAGTGGCACGGCATCCGCCGGATGTTCGCCAGCGCCGGGCTGGAGTTGCGGGTTATCCAGGGCGACTACCTGACGGGCGCCGACCTGGTACGGGCCGGGGTCGCCGTCACCCCGTGCCAGCCCACCTCGACGCCGCGCCCCGGCATGGCGATCAGGCCGCTGCGCGGCGACCCGCTGACCGTACGGCTGCTGCTGGCCGCCCGGGCGGCGTCGACCACCGACGGCGAGTTCCATGCCGTCTACACCGCGCTGGAGGACGCCTACCGCGAGGCGGCCAGGTCCACCGAGACGTATCTGCGCTGGCTGCACCGCAACGACAACCCGCTGCTGCTCACCTGACGCCACCTGGCGCCCGTCCGCACGCGCCCCCGGGCGCCGCCCTCCGCGCCTGGCCGCGGGCGCGCAAGCCGGTTTACTATCCCTTTACCCTGGTGTCGGAGACACTCGATAAGAGACACTTCCGGCACCCCCGCCGACGATCACGAAGGAGCAGCGGTCCCGCAATGGGCGAACCTCCCAGTACCAGCCGTGCCACAGCCCGCCGGAGAACGAGCGACGGGGCGGGGGTGGCACGGTGACCGAGATCCTTCTGCTGCTCGCCGCCCTGGCCCTCACCCTGGCCTGCGCGATCTTCGTGGCGGCCGAGTTCTCCCTGACCACCGTCGAGCGCGGCGACCTGGAGCGGGCCGCCGCCGCGGGTGAGCGGGGCGCCGAGGGCGCCCTGAAGGCCGTCCGCCGGCTCACCTTCCAGCTCTCCGGCGCCCAGCTCGGCATCACCGTGACCTCGCTGGTCATCGGCATGCTGGCCGAGCCCTCGCTGGCCACGCTGCTGCGCGGCCCGCTGGAGGCCATGGGCCTGGGCGGCACGGCCTCGCCGGTGGCGACGCTGCTGGGCGTGGCGCTGTCCACGGTGGTCCTGATGGTGATCGGCGAGCTGGTGCCGAAGAACTGGGCGATCGCCCGGCCGCTGGCCGTGGCGAAGACCGTGGCCGGACCGCAGCGCGGCTTCACCGCCGCCTTCGGCCCGTTCATCCGCCATCTGAACAGCACCGCGAACCGCGTCGTGCGCCGCGTCGGGCTGGAGCCCGCCGAGGAGCTGGCCTCGGCCCGTACGCCCGACGAGCTGGTCTCGCTGGCCCGGCACTCCGCCGCGGGCGGCGCGCTGGAGCCGGACTCCGCCGAGCTGTTCGTCCGCACCCTGCACCTGCACGAGCTGACCGCGGAGAACGTCATGACGCCCCGCGTCGACGTCAAGGCGCTGGAGTCCGGCGCCACCGCCCTCGACGCCGCGAACCTCGCGCACGCCACCGGGCTGTCCCGCTTCCCCGTCTACGCGCACAGCCTGGACGAGGTCGTCGGCACGGTGCACATCCGCGACGTGCTCGCCCTCGAACCCCGCACCCGGGCCGCGACGCCGGTCACCGAGCTGGCCACCGAGCCGCTGCTGGTGCCCGAGACGCTGCCCGCCGACCGGCTGCTGGAGCAGTTGCGCGAGCGGCGCACGATGGCCGTGGTCATCGACGAGTACGGCGGCACCGCGGGGGTGGCCACGATGGAGGACATCGTGGAGGAGGTCGTCGGCGAGGTACGCGACGAGCACGACCCGGTCGAGCTGCCCGACCTGCAGCCGGCGGGCGTCGGCGCGGACGGCAGGCCGACCTGGGACGCGGACGGCAGCGTCCGCCTGGACCAGCTTGCGGAGCTGGGCCTGGAGGCCCCGGAGGGCCCGTACGAGACGGTCGCAGGGCTGATCGCCACGCTGCTGGCCCGCATCCCCGCCAAGGGCGACGCGGTGCACCTCGCCGGCTGGCGGCTGGACGTCCTGGCCGTCGAGCACCACCGCGCCGACCGGGTCCGGATCACCGCCCCCGCCGAGGACGCGGCCGGTGCCGCGCCGCCGCGCCGGGCCGCCGCACCCGACCAGCGCCGGCCCGCCGAGGAGGTGCGCCGGTGACCGCGCTGCAACTGTGGATCGGCGCGCTGACGCTGGTCACGAACGCCTTCTTCGTCGGCGCCGAGTTCGCGATGATCTCCGTACGGCGCAGCCAGATCGAGCCGCAGGCGCGCCGCGGGCACAAGCGCGCCCGCATCACGCTCTACGGCCTCGAACACCTTTCCGCGATGATGGCCACGGCCCAGCTCGGCATCACCGTCTCCTCGCTGGTGCTGGGCGCGGTCGCGGAACCGGCCATCGCGCACCTGCTGGAGCCCGGCTTCGAGGCGGCCAGCGTGCCGTCCGCCGCGGTGCACCCGATCGCGTTCGTGATCGCGCTGACCGTGGCGACGTACCTGCACATGCTCATCGGCGAGATGATCCCGAAGAACATCGCGCTGGCCGCGCCCGTGCCCACCGTGCTGCTGCTGGGCCCGCCGCTGGTCGCGGTGACCCGGGCGCTGCGCCCGGTGGTCTTCGGCATCAACGCCTTCGCGAACGGGCTGCTGAAGCTGCTGCGGGTGGAGCCGAAGGACGAGGTGGCGGCGGTCTTCACCGACGACCAGCTCGCCCGGATGGTCACCGACGCCAGCCAGGCCGGGCTGCTGGAGCCGGCCGACGGCGAGCGGCTGCGGGACGCGCTGGAGCTGGGCACCCGGCCGGTCGGCGA from Streptomyces sp. CMB-StM0423 includes the following:
- a CDS encoding LysR family transcriptional regulator, which encodes MRHLRALCAISDAGSVHGAARWLGVSQPALTAQLNRIERAVGGRLFVRDRSGCRPTPLGRSVTARARPIIAEMSTLVSEAREEARAQESGPRLRLGSTANRAVAGWLCRLRGRFPDTDVSIRVDPSPNSLLRMVAEGHLDVAFVHEVTGCPLRVPDGVGQRTLLWREPQFVALPAAHPAAEGEEVALADLCGHPWVIDPHVDGEWHGIRRMFASAGLELRVIQGDYLTGADLVRAGVAVTPCQPTSTPRPGMAIRPLRGDPLTVRLLLAARAASTTDGEFHAVYTALEDAYREAARSTETYLRWLHRNDNPLLLT
- a CDS encoding hemolysin family protein, coding for MTEILLLLAALALTLACAIFVAAEFSLTTVERGDLERAAAAGERGAEGALKAVRRLTFQLSGAQLGITVTSLVIGMLAEPSLATLLRGPLEAMGLGGTASPVATLLGVALSTVVLMVIGELVPKNWAIARPLAVAKTVAGPQRGFTAAFGPFIRHLNSTANRVVRRVGLEPAEELASARTPDELVSLARHSAAGGALEPDSAELFVRTLHLHELTAENVMTPRVDVKALESGATALDAANLAHATGLSRFPVYAHSLDEVVGTVHIRDVLALEPRTRAATPVTELATEPLLVPETLPADRLLEQLRERRTMAVVIDEYGGTAGVATMEDIVEEVVGEVRDEHDPVELPDLQPAGVGADGRPTWDADGSVRLDQLAELGLEAPEGPYETVAGLIATLLARIPAKGDAVHLAGWRLDVLAVEHHRADRVRITAPAEDAAGAAPPRRAAAPDQRRPAEEVRR
- a CDS encoding hemolysin family protein codes for the protein MTALQLWIGALTLVTNAFFVGAEFAMISVRRSQIEPQARRGHKRARITLYGLEHLSAMMATAQLGITVSSLVLGAVAEPAIAHLLEPGFEAASVPSAAVHPIAFVIALTVATYLHMLIGEMIPKNIALAAPVPTVLLLGPPLVAVTRALRPVVFGINAFANGLLKLLRVEPKDEVAAVFTDDQLARMVTDASQAGLLEPADGERLRDALELGTRPVGEILVPAGTMTTVEDTVTPARLERLAAEAGFSRFPVTDRGGALLGYLHIKDTLGVAERDAPFPRTALHPMTRVAIDTPLDDTLTALRAAGSHLAAVTGDQGRVLGFVTMEDVLSELVGPAPAAA